A part of Laspinema palackyanum D2c genomic DNA contains:
- the zds gene encoding 9,9'-di-cis-zeta-carotene desaturase → MRVAIAGAGLAGMSTAIELVDAGHEVEIFESRPFVGGKVGSWVDAEGNHVEMGLHVFFGCYYNLFDLMKKVGAIDNLRLKDHTHIFVNEGGKTGELDFRFITGAPFNGLKAFFTTSQLSVQDKLTNAIALGTSPIVRGLVDFDGAMNTIRKLDRISFADWFRKHGGSNGSLKRMWNPIAYALGFIDTENISARCMLTIFQFFAAKTEASVLRMLEGSPDTYLHQPIIQYLEARGTKIHTRRRVREILFSEESGETEVTGLIVAQGETEETITADAYVFACDVPGIQKVLPPAWRKWPEFDNIYKLDAVPVATVQLRFDGWVTEMHDASKRQQLEEAAGIDNLLYTPDADFSCFADLALTSPSDYYRKGEGSLMQLVLTPGDPFIKQSNEAIAHHVLNQVHELFPSSRELNMTWYSVVKLAQSLYREAPGMDPYRPAQQTPVGNFFLAGSYTQQDYIDSMEGATLSGRQAAKAILGRVNELTASPKPLAIG, encoded by the coding sequence ATGCGGGTAGCGATCGCAGGGGCGGGACTAGCCGGAATGTCCACCGCCATTGAGTTAGTTGATGCGGGTCACGAAGTGGAAATCTTCGAGTCTCGTCCCTTTGTCGGCGGGAAAGTCGGCAGTTGGGTAGATGCCGAAGGCAACCATGTGGAAATGGGGTTGCACGTCTTTTTCGGCTGCTATTACAACCTTTTCGACTTAATGAAAAAAGTAGGGGCAATCGATAATTTGCGCCTAAAAGACCATACTCATATCTTTGTCAACGAGGGTGGCAAAACCGGGGAACTAGATTTTCGGTTTATTACCGGCGCACCCTTCAACGGTTTAAAAGCCTTTTTCACCACCTCTCAACTCTCCGTACAAGATAAACTCACCAATGCGATCGCCCTGGGGACTAGCCCAATTGTCCGGGGTTTAGTGGACTTCGATGGGGCGATGAACACCATTCGTAAGCTCGATCGCATCAGTTTCGCCGACTGGTTCCGCAAACATGGCGGTTCTAATGGCAGTCTCAAGCGGATGTGGAACCCGATCGCCTACGCCTTGGGTTTTATCGATACGGAAAACATTTCCGCCCGCTGTATGCTGACCATTTTCCAGTTTTTTGCCGCCAAAACGGAAGCGTCAGTCCTGCGGATGTTAGAAGGGTCCCCGGATACCTACCTCCATCAGCCCATCATTCAATATTTAGAAGCTAGAGGAACTAAAATCCATACGCGACGCCGGGTCCGGGAGATTCTCTTTTCTGAAGAGAGTGGAGAAACGGAAGTCACGGGATTGATTGTGGCGCAAGGGGAAACGGAAGAAACCATCACTGCCGATGCTTATGTTTTTGCCTGTGATGTCCCTGGCATTCAGAAAGTCTTACCCCCGGCATGGCGCAAATGGCCGGAGTTCGATAATATCTACAAACTCGACGCGGTGCCCGTTGCCACGGTGCAATTGCGCTTTGATGGCTGGGTGACGGAAATGCATGATGCGAGTAAGCGTCAGCAGTTGGAGGAAGCGGCAGGCATTGACAATCTGCTTTATACCCCAGATGCCGACTTTTCTTGTTTTGCAGATTTAGCCTTGACTTCGCCCTCGGATTATTATCGGAAAGGGGAAGGGTCGTTGATGCAATTGGTATTGACGCCTGGAGATCCGTTTATCAAGCAGAGTAACGAGGCGATCGCCCATCATGTGCTCAATCAAGTGCATGAACTGTTCCCCTCGTCCCGCGAGTTGAATATGACCTGGTACAGTGTGGTCAAGTTGGCGCAATCCCTCTATCGGGAAGCGCCAGGAATGGACCCCTATCGCCCAGCCCAACAGACTCCCGTGGGGAATTTCTTCCTAGCTGGAAGCTATACCCAACAGGATTATATTGACAGTATGGAAGGGGCTACTCTTTCGGGAAGGCAAGCGGCTAAAGCAATTTTAGGGCGGGTGAATGAATTAACGGCGAGTCCTAAACCGTTGGCGATCGGGTAA
- the cobQ gene encoding cobyric acid synthase CobQ encodes MKAIMVVGTTSHAGKSAIATALCRILYRRGMRVAPFKGQNMALNAYVTLKGGEIGYAQAVQAWAAGIAPEVEMNPILLKPQGDMTSQVILRGKPEGKVGAAEYYEQFFDRGWSAIVESLNSLAKEFDIIVCEGAGSPAEINLKHRDLTNMRVAKHLNAPTVLVVDIDRGGAFAHVVGTLALLDPEERALIRGVVINKFRGQRSLLDSGITWLEEYTGIPVLGVIPWISEMFPAEDSLSLLNPPSHKEESEITIAVIRLPRISNFTDFDPLEAEPSVTLKYINPKQSLGYPDAVIIPGSKTTIADLLVLKQTGMAAELQNYVAGGGTVLGICGGYQMLGQVVADPEGVEGIEGRFEGLNLLPIKTVITNHKVSRQRVVNSNYPTPGLPVTGYEIHQGRTQPSERFNGALSPDIKPLFDDLNLGLVDKEQSVWGCYLHGLFDNGPWRRAWLNRLRNQRGLKSLPTGIANYRDQREEIIDALATIVEAHLDLTPLL; translated from the coding sequence ATGAAAGCCATTATGGTTGTTGGGACCACATCCCACGCCGGGAAATCGGCGATCGCCACGGCCCTATGCCGAATCCTCTATCGCCGAGGGATGCGCGTTGCCCCTTTTAAAGGACAAAACATGGCCTTAAACGCCTACGTTACCCTCAAAGGTGGAGAAATTGGCTACGCCCAAGCAGTCCAAGCCTGGGCTGCCGGAATTGCCCCGGAAGTGGAAATGAACCCAATTTTATTAAAACCTCAAGGGGATATGACTTCTCAAGTCATCCTTCGAGGAAAACCCGAGGGCAAAGTTGGGGCAGCAGAATACTATGAACAGTTTTTTGATCGGGGTTGGAGTGCGATCGTTGAGTCATTGAATTCCCTTGCCAAAGAATTTGATATCATCGTCTGCGAAGGGGCCGGAAGTCCAGCAGAAATCAACCTCAAACATCGAGATTTAACCAATATGCGCGTTGCCAAACATCTCAACGCGCCTACTGTCTTGGTGGTCGATATTGACCGAGGCGGTGCCTTTGCTCATGTGGTTGGCACCTTAGCATTATTAGACCCAGAAGAACGCGCCTTAATTCGTGGGGTGGTAATTAATAAGTTTAGAGGACAGCGATCGCTCCTTGACTCGGGCATTACCTGGTTAGAGGAATACACCGGCATTCCCGTACTCGGGGTAATTCCTTGGATCTCAGAAATGTTTCCCGCAGAAGACTCCCTCAGTTTATTAAATCCTCCCAGTCACAAAGAAGAGAGCGAAATTACCATTGCGGTGATTCGCTTACCGAGAATTTCTAACTTTACAGATTTCGACCCCTTAGAAGCCGAACCGAGTGTCACCCTCAAATATATCAATCCCAAGCAATCTTTGGGCTATCCCGATGCAGTGATTATCCCCGGTTCTAAAACAACAATCGCGGATTTGCTCGTTCTGAAACAAACGGGGATGGCGGCAGAGCTGCAAAACTATGTGGCTGGAGGTGGAACGGTTTTAGGCATTTGTGGCGGATACCAGATGTTAGGCCAAGTCGTAGCGGACCCGGAAGGCGTTGAAGGCATAGAAGGACGATTTGAAGGGTTGAATCTCTTGCCGATTAAAACCGTAATTACTAACCATAAAGTTTCGCGACAACGGGTGGTTAATTCTAATTATCCCACCCCCGGTTTACCCGTTACGGGTTATGAAATTCATCAGGGTCGGACGCAACCGAGCGAACGGTTCAATGGCGCGTTATCTCCAGATATTAAACCCCTATTTGATGATTTGAATTTAGGGCTGGTGGATAAAGAACAATCCGTTTGGGGTTGCTATTTGCATGGTTTGTTTGATAATGGACCTTGGCGGCGGGCTTGGTTAAATCGCCTCCGCAATCAAAGAGGGTTAAAATCTTTACCCACAGGGATTGCTAACTACCGAGACCAACGAGAAGAAATTATTGATGCGTTGGCAACGATTGTCGAAGCCCATTTAGATTTAACCCCCTTGTTATGA
- a CDS encoding peroxiredoxin gives MTLPVGTAAPEFTARDTNGNVVKLSDFAGKTLVLYFYPKDDTPGCTKEACSFRDSYSEFRNKDIGVLGVSRDDEASHQQFSQKFSLPFPLLADTDGAITKAYDVEKGDYSKRVTYIIDAIGKISQVYEGDNLNTETHGPDILAAIH, from the coding sequence ATGACCTTACCAGTTGGCACAGCAGCCCCGGAATTTACCGCCAGAGATACCAATGGCAACGTCGTCAAACTCTCTGATTTTGCTGGAAAAACCCTAGTATTGTACTTTTACCCCAAAGATGATACTCCGGGCTGTACCAAAGAAGCCTGTAGTTTTCGCGACTCTTATTCGGAATTTAGAAACAAAGACATCGGCGTATTAGGAGTCAGCCGAGATGATGAAGCTTCCCATCAACAATTTAGTCAAAAATTTAGTCTTCCCTTTCCCCTCTTAGCGGATACGGATGGTGCCATTACCAAAGCTTATGACGTAGAAAAGGGCGACTATTCTAAGCGGGTCACTTACATCATTGATGCGATCGGTAAGATCTCCCAAGTTTACGAAGGGGACAATCTCAATACTGAAACACATGGTCCCGATATTCTTGCCGCCATCCATTAG
- a CDS encoding SRPBCC family protein, translating into MTNWLEHSVLVEVNTPIDHVWSLWSDLEQMPRWMKWIESVHILEEDPELSRWKLASGGFEFSWLSRILKIVPNQIIQWESVDGLPNRGAIRFYDRHQEGSMVKLTVAYCIPGILGQIMDNLFLGRVVESTIQADLERFREYAIADYSQL; encoded by the coding sequence ATGACAAATTGGCTAGAACATAGCGTCTTAGTAGAAGTTAATACTCCGATTGATCATGTGTGGAGTCTCTGGTCGGATTTAGAGCAGATGCCGCGCTGGATGAAATGGATTGAATCGGTGCATATTTTAGAAGAAGATCCGGAATTATCGCGGTGGAAATTAGCCTCTGGGGGATTTGAATTTAGTTGGCTCTCTCGAATTTTAAAAATTGTTCCGAATCAGATTATTCAATGGGAATCGGTGGATGGATTGCCGAATCGCGGGGCAATTCGGTTTTACGATCGCCATCAAGAAGGCAGTATGGTTAAGCTCACCGTCGCATATTGCATTCCCGGGATTCTGGGACAAATTATGGATAATTTATTTTTAGGTCGCGTGGTAGAATCCACGATTCAAGCGGATTTAGAACGATTTCGGGAGTATGCGATCGCGGACTATTCTCAACTGTAA
- a CDS encoding CBS domain-containing protein: MLQPNYLPFYSPDLEQAINRSPMVVSPDTPLIDVITQMAQSRASCALTDVTASMAFSPLDDVGDGCVLVMEGEQLRGIFSERDVVHLCAAGVKIVDITIAEVMTNAVITLVQSEFRDLFQVLSLMQKHGIRHLPLVDATGQVLGLLSHGSIRKVLQPVNLLKARSVLEVMIRGVVTAPPTASLLSLAELMSRNKVSCVVITQMPETLNPDLTEGPVHGVPISPPASHPQSQSHRESGSIAVGIVTERDLVQFHALDLDLSATAAEVVMSQPLFSLTPHDSLWNAHQIMKQWSVRRLVVVSEQGELLGIVTQSTLLQAFDPMEMYRVIEILQQSVEEQLVELTETNELLQKEIVERQQAQEELNRALAKEKELNALKSSFSSMVTHEFRNPLTSILCASQLLERFADKISEEQRLNYLKMIQNTAEYMDQMIDDLLVLGRVENRKLDYEPESLDIVKLCQDLVEERQFSDPEHHSIRFQAIGPTEQACLDEKLLRYILGNLLTNACKYSPPNSPIYFDLICQDNQAIFKIRDGGIGIPAEDLKQLFQSFYRARNVGKIPGTGLGLTIVKNCVEAHHGQIAVESEVNLGTTFTVTLPLTPEAPVDSAVRHFI; encoded by the coding sequence ATGCTGCAACCTAATTATTTACCCTTCTATTCCCCAGACTTAGAACAAGCGATCAACCGATCACCGATGGTCGTTTCTCCCGATACCCCCCTAATTGATGTCATTACCCAAATGGCTCAATCCAGAGCGAGTTGCGCCCTCACCGATGTGACCGCATCAATGGCATTCAGTCCCCTGGATGACGTGGGAGACGGCTGTGTATTGGTGATGGAGGGTGAGCAATTACGGGGAATTTTTAGCGAACGGGATGTGGTACATCTGTGTGCGGCAGGGGTCAAAATTGTAGATATCACCATTGCCGAAGTCATGACGAATGCGGTAATTACCCTAGTTCAGTCGGAGTTTCGGGACCTGTTTCAAGTCCTCTCCCTGATGCAGAAACATGGCATTCGTCACTTGCCTCTGGTTGATGCCACGGGTCAGGTCTTAGGACTTTTGAGTCATGGCAGTATCCGAAAAGTGCTACAGCCGGTTAATCTCCTCAAGGCGCGATCGGTCTTAGAAGTGATGATTCGCGGGGTGGTGACGGCACCCCCAACCGCATCCTTGCTATCCCTGGCGGAATTGATGTCTCGGAACAAGGTTAGCTGCGTGGTGATTACCCAGATGCCAGAAACCCTGAACCCTGACCTCACCGAGGGTCCCGTTCACGGCGTCCCCATTTCTCCCCCAGCATCGCACCCTCAATCCCAGAGCCATCGGGAGAGCGGATCCATCGCTGTCGGAATTGTCACGGAACGGGACCTCGTGCAATTTCATGCTCTGGATCTGGATTTGAGTGCCACGGCAGCGGAGGTGGTAATGAGTCAGCCCTTATTTTCACTCACACCCCACGATTCCCTGTGGAATGCTCATCAGATCATGAAACAGTGGTCTGTCCGCCGCTTAGTTGTGGTTTCTGAACAGGGGGAACTGTTGGGAATTGTCACCCAATCTACCCTCCTGCAAGCCTTTGATCCAATGGAAATGTATCGGGTGATTGAGATTTTACAACAATCCGTTGAAGAACAGCTGGTTGAACTAACTGAAACAAACGAACTGTTGCAAAAAGAGATTGTAGAACGTCAACAAGCCCAAGAAGAATTAAATCGGGCTTTAGCTAAAGAAAAAGAACTGAATGCACTGAAATCTAGTTTTTCTTCAATGGTGACTCACGAATTCAGAAATCCCCTGACTTCGATTTTATGTGCGTCCCAGTTATTGGAAAGATTTGCGGATAAGATATCAGAAGAACAGCGATTGAATTATCTCAAAATGATTCAAAATACCGCTGAATATATGGACCAAATGATAGATGATTTGCTGGTTCTAGGTCGGGTAGAAAATCGCAAATTAGACTATGAGCCGGAATCCTTAGATATAGTCAAATTATGCCAGGATTTAGTTGAAGAACGGCAATTTAGCGATCCGGAACATCATTCAATTAGGTTCCAGGCGATCGGGCCGACTGAGCAAGCCTGTCTCGATGAGAAGCTCCTGCGCTACATTCTCGGAAATTTACTCACTAATGCTTGCAAATATTCCCCTCCTAATAGCCCCATTTATTTTGATTTAATTTGTCAAGACAATCAAGCCATTTTTAAAATTCGCGATGGTGGGATTGGCATTCCGGCAGAGGACCTCAAACAATTGTTTCAGTCCTTTTACCGGGCCAGAAATGTCGGTAAAATACCGGGAACGGGATTGGGACTGACTATCGTGAAAAACTGCGTAGAAGCACATCACGGTCAGATTGCGGTGGAAAGTGAGGTCAATTTGGGGACGACTTTTACGGTAACTTTACCCTTAACTCCAGAAGCGCCGGTTGATTCCGCAGTGCGGCACTTTATTTAG
- a CDS encoding C39 family peptidase, translating into MSLGNSFTFKILHDTFFKVSTASSSTLSATQKVAIKAGQTLEIKSYELSEGHFRVQLAQGIAPVGESGYFYDKHIELIPNLVNSPFNSGNSVEPPPGFGLLTIRETTKIKAKPEDSSELSDREQAQLQAGQTFLITGHACVPGHFLVSLSEEIPGFGNRGYLYHPHVSLKKDGLAIDYDANAITLTILQTNPFKKQPIDSSQLPPEQLYSLKSGEIYGVASYAMEAGHLKISLTENLPQFGNTGYLFPDFVQLNRDNTPISTGFGLSYQGPTEVLVEKPVILKGTYDPQKIATVTLSAEDKFSLPVQLNPSAGTWQVNLNNGFSGAGARWLRLKGTDARGQLIGSDVINITVTTDPTTVGEALTLKIQEDTFFKVSPVDSASLNNQQKVLVKAGMTVQVSRYGLLDGHLKVTLESPIQPIGEFGYFYEGHVQLSKGSKVFNFNIEDVQIAGTPAQMLVTKTTLIKAQPVDSANLSAAQKAELLLGKTLGITGYACTSGHFRVTLSESIPGFGNVGYVYWQHVQIKNRNQVVSYDSDALTATIRETTALKKQPVDAARLSATDKVTLPLGRVYGVASYAIESGHLKASLTEEFPGFGNTGFLFPGHLRMQRGGRTFDPVPNQIELNVPYFSQRDNPRYYWSTCNVTSIAMVFHYYGIRSKRGGQLEDELLQWCFNYGGVGSQTDHSVLSAMVRAYGFKHSFSTTSTWSDVKNELINRRPVVIAGYFTATGHIITIIGYNRQGYIVQDPWGDALTGYSHLEGRRLMYPYSYMDRVCGPDGNVWIHSIQK; encoded by the coding sequence ATGAGTTTAGGCAATTCCTTCACTTTTAAGATTCTCCATGACACTTTTTTCAAAGTGTCCACTGCATCATCTTCTACCTTAAGTGCCACTCAAAAAGTAGCGATAAAAGCGGGACAGACCCTTGAGATTAAAAGCTACGAATTGAGCGAAGGTCATTTCCGCGTTCAATTAGCCCAAGGAATCGCCCCAGTGGGTGAATCGGGCTACTTTTATGACAAACATATCGAACTCATTCCAAACCTCGTTAACTCTCCCTTCAACAGCGGTAACTCCGTCGAACCCCCGCCCGGTTTTGGGTTGCTAACCATCCGGGAAACCACCAAAATCAAAGCCAAACCGGAAGACTCCTCGGAACTGAGCGATCGCGAACAAGCCCAACTGCAAGCGGGTCAAACCTTTTTAATCACCGGCCATGCTTGCGTTCCCGGCCATTTTCTAGTTTCCCTTTCCGAAGAAATCCCGGGATTTGGTAACCGAGGTTATCTTTATCATCCCCATGTTAGCCTCAAAAAAGATGGCTTGGCGATCGACTACGATGCCAACGCCATTACCCTGACCATTCTCCAAACCAACCCCTTCAAAAAACAACCCATTGACTCTAGCCAACTCCCCCCGGAACAACTCTATTCCCTCAAATCCGGCGAGATTTATGGCGTAGCCAGCTATGCAATGGAAGCGGGACATTTAAAAATTTCCCTAACCGAAAACCTGCCTCAATTTGGCAATACCGGCTATCTTTTCCCCGATTTTGTTCAATTAAATCGGGACAATACGCCAATTAGTACCGGGTTTGGCCTCAGCTATCAAGGTCCGACGGAAGTTTTAGTCGAAAAGCCTGTAATTCTCAAAGGCACTTATGACCCCCAGAAAATTGCCACCGTCACCTTATCCGCCGAAGATAAATTTTCTCTGCCGGTGCAATTAAATCCGAGTGCAGGCACTTGGCAAGTTAATCTCAACAACGGATTTAGTGGGGCGGGTGCTCGCTGGTTACGCCTCAAAGGAACCGATGCTCGGGGTCAATTGATTGGGTCTGACGTTATTAATATTACGGTCACCACGGATCCGACAACCGTTGGAGAAGCTTTAACCTTAAAAATTCAGGAGGACACCTTTTTTAAGGTTTCCCCAGTGGATTCCGCCAGTCTGAATAATCAGCAAAAAGTTTTAGTTAAAGCAGGGATGACGGTTCAAGTCAGCCGTTATGGATTGTTAGATGGTCATCTCAAGGTTACCCTAGAGAGTCCAATTCAACCCATCGGTGAGTTTGGCTATTTTTATGAAGGCCATGTGCAACTGAGCAAAGGGAGTAAAGTCTTCAACTTTAATATTGAGGATGTCCAGATTGCTGGAACTCCTGCTCAAATGTTGGTCACTAAAACTACCTTAATTAAGGCGCAACCTGTTGATTCAGCGAATCTTTCTGCGGCTCAAAAAGCGGAATTGCTGCTGGGTAAAACCCTGGGAATTACTGGATATGCCTGTACCTCTGGACATTTCCGGGTTACTTTGAGTGAATCGATTCCTGGTTTTGGCAATGTGGGGTATGTGTATTGGCAGCACGTTCAAATTAAGAACCGGAATCAGGTGGTGTCGTATGATTCCGATGCGTTGACGGCAACGATTCGGGAGACGACGGCGTTGAAGAAACAACCCGTGGATGCAGCGCGGTTGAGTGCTACAGATAAGGTGACTTTACCCCTGGGACGGGTGTATGGCGTGGCGAGTTATGCGATCGAATCGGGACATTTGAAAGCGTCGTTAACGGAAGAGTTTCCCGGGTTTGGGAATACGGGTTTTCTGTTTCCGGGACATCTGCGGATGCAGCGTGGGGGTCGCACCTTTGATCCAGTTCCGAATCAAATTGAGTTGAATGTGCCGTATTTTTCCCAACGGGATAATCCTCGCTACTATTGGTCTACCTGCAATGTGACCTCGATCGCGATGGTGTTTCATTACTATGGCATCCGGTCCAAGCGCGGGGGTCAGTTGGAGGATGAACTGCTGCAATGGTGTTTTAACTATGGCGGAGTCGGGTCCCAAACGGATCACAGTGTTTTATCGGCGATGGTCCGCGCTTATGGGTTCAAGCATAGCTTTAGCACCACCAGTACCTGGTCCGATGTGAAGAATGAGCTGATTAATCGCCGTCCGGTGGTGATTGCCGGATACTTTACGGCAACCGGGCATATTATTACGATTATCGGCTATAACCGGCAAGGGTATATTGTGCAAGACCCTTGGGGAGATGCACTGACGGG
- a CDS encoding 2Fe-2S iron-sulfur cluster-binding protein: protein MSVDVIFLPDRITVKAEVGEPLLEVAKRAGITIPTGCLMGSCHACEVEIDGDRTVCSCISGVPGGQERVTINIYIDPTW from the coding sequence ATGAGTGTAGATGTTATTTTTTTACCCGATCGCATTACGGTAAAAGCGGAGGTCGGCGAACCGTTACTAGAGGTGGCGAAACGGGCCGGAATAACGATTCCTACCGGATGTTTGATGGGGTCTTGTCATGCTTGCGAAGTCGAAATTGATGGCGATCGCACCGTTTGTTCCTGTATTTCTGGTGTACCTGGGGGTCAAGAACGGGTTACTATTAATATCTATATTGATCCGACCTGGTAA
- a CDS encoding Npun_F0494 family protein: MTAVQPQKTNRIAYPEGTLKRAARGMKCLPFKLELFVTMRDRSVPLLAIVDSPGVENNYTRSPINERSVENSLLWLIQLGVLRREVDGQGITDSFRLTPLGRQLVALWEQSPGQIPPPSWGDRLYNFLNRWVRFPIF; encoded by the coding sequence ATGACTGCCGTTCAACCCCAGAAAACCAACAGAATTGCATATCCCGAAGGCACCTTAAAACGGGCCGCTAGGGGTATGAAGTGTTTGCCCTTTAAACTAGAATTATTTGTAACCATGCGCGATCGCAGTGTGCCGTTATTGGCAATCGTCGATTCCCCCGGAGTCGAAAACAACTATACGCGATCGCCAATCAACGAACGCAGCGTAGAAAACAGCCTGTTGTGGCTGATTCAACTGGGTGTATTGCGTCGAGAAGTCGATGGGCAAGGGATTACCGATAGTTTCCGCCTGACGCCCTTGGGACGGCAACTGGTGGCTCTATGGGAACAGTCCCCGGGTCAAATTCCACCCCCATCCTGGGGCGATCGCCTTTATAATTTTCTCAACCGTTGGGTGCGATTTCCAATCTTTTAG
- a CDS encoding malic enzyme-like NAD(P)-binding protein, protein MVALTPNSSFSVTIRLQLLNRAGTLATVTQAIASVGGNLGQIDLIEQTRAHTTRDITVDASSTEHAEEIVQKIKGISDIKVLNVYDRTFNLHRGGKISIENKIALKTQADLAMAYTPGVGRICMEIANNPEQLYNLTIKQNTVAIVTDGSAVLGLGNLGPGGALPVMEGKAMLFKAFAGIDAFPICLNTQDSDEIVETVKRIATVFGGVNLEDISSPRCFEIEARLRRELDIPVFHDDQHGTAIVTLAASINALKVVGKAMEDIRIVMNGAGAAGVAIARLLRQSGARYMTLCDSKGILSHDRTDLNDEKREFAVEKGGSLADAIKGTDMFIGVSAPGVLTPEMVRSMAPDPIVFAMANPIPEIQPELIMDDVAVIATGRSDYPNQINNVLAFPGIFRGALDCRAHTITETMYLEAAKAIASLVKPSDLSRENIIPSVFDDRVVTAVSAAVQQAARQEGSARH, encoded by the coding sequence ATGGTAGCATTAACACCCAATTCTAGCTTTAGTGTAACGATTCGCTTGCAACTTCTCAACCGAGCCGGAACCCTGGCGACTGTGACCCAGGCGATCGCCTCCGTTGGAGGGAATCTCGGCCAAATCGACTTGATCGAACAAACCCGCGCTCATACAACTCGGGATATTACCGTCGATGCTTCTAGTACCGAACACGCCGAAGAGATTGTCCAAAAAATCAAGGGCATCTCCGACATTAAAGTGCTCAACGTTTATGATCGCACCTTTAACCTGCATCGCGGCGGAAAAATTAGTATCGAAAATAAAATTGCCCTCAAAACTCAAGCCGATTTAGCGATGGCATACACCCCCGGCGTGGGGCGAATTTGTATGGAAATCGCCAACAATCCCGAACAACTCTACAATCTGACCATCAAGCAAAATACCGTGGCGATCGTCACTGATGGTTCAGCAGTTTTAGGCTTAGGCAATCTCGGTCCCGGAGGCGCACTCCCGGTCATGGAAGGTAAGGCGATGTTATTTAAAGCCTTTGCGGGAATTGATGCGTTTCCCATCTGTTTGAACACCCAAGATAGTGACGAAATTGTAGAAACCGTCAAACGAATTGCTACGGTATTTGGCGGGGTTAATTTAGAAGATATTAGTTCCCCTCGCTGTTTCGAGATTGAAGCGCGATTGCGCCGGGAATTGGATATTCCGGTGTTTCATGATGACCAACATGGAACGGCGATCGTTACCTTAGCTGCCTCTATCAATGCCTTGAAAGTGGTGGGTAAAGCGATGGAAGATATCCGGATTGTCATGAATGGGGCCGGGGCCGCTGGGGTGGCGATCGCCCGTTTATTACGCCAATCTGGTGCACGCTATATGACCTTATGTGATTCCAAAGGCATCCTCAGTCACGATCGCACCGATTTAAACGATGAAAAACGCGAATTTGCTGTAGAAAAAGGCGGCAGTTTAGCCGATGCGATTAAAGGAACGGATATGTTTATTGGCGTCAGTGCCCCCGGGGTACTAACTCCGGAAATGGTGCGTTCAATGGCACCGGATCCGATTGTCTTTGCAATGGCAAATCCCATCCCGGAAATTCAACCGGAATTAATCATGGATGATGTCGCCGTCATTGCCACGGGGCGCAGCGATTATCCGAACCAAATTAACAACGTTTTGGCATTTCCCGGCATCTTCCGGGGGGCGCTGGATTGTCGGGCCCATACGATTACGGAAACCATGTATTTGGAAGCAGCCAAGGCGATCGCCTCCTTAGTCAAACCCTCGGATCTCAGCCGGGAAAATATCATTCCCTCCGTGTTCGACGATCGCGTCGTTACCGCCGTCTCTGCCGCCGTCCAACAGGCAGCGCGTCAAGAAGGTTCAGCCCGCCATTAA